A window from Plectropomus leopardus isolate mb chromosome 3, YSFRI_Pleo_2.0, whole genome shotgun sequence encodes these proteins:
- the pigc gene encoding phosphatidylinositol N-acetylglucosaminyltransferase subunit C — MGPDSVPGPAVPWRKVLWERQPFPDNYVDQRFLEELRRNEGIRQYRYWAVVREAGFVGEQLSCVAIFITIWLYMEQGLLSPETLLWTSLTCALLGYGLHQALTSQVEPGCEPRTRLADLQSATIFLSFTFGFSPVLKTLTESVSTDTVYAMSAMMLLAHLVSFPYAQPSPPGSLSLNAALFASVCLASRLPGALHTFAMLSCALLVFALWPCLLQRLRENAPRHFTGVCVGVCIGGVGGLGSQWPGGAVLLALALGSVTLLCPLLLVRLQRHKDNIHGPWDEAVIHEDLSHFIH, encoded by the exons ATGGGGCCCGACAGTGTCCCGGGTCCAGCTGTGCCCTGGCGGAAGGTGCTGTGGGAGCGCCAGCCGTTCCCCGATAACTATGTGGACCAGCGGTTCCTGGAGGAGTTACGAAGGAATGAGGGGATCCGGCAGTACCGTTACTGGGCCGTAGTGAGAGAAGCCGGCTTTGTTGGGGAGCAGCTGTCCTGTGTGGCCATTTTTATCACGATCTGGCTCTACATGGAGCAG GGTCTGCTGTCCCCTGAGACACTGCTGTGGACCAGCCTCACCTGCGCCCTGCTGGGTTATGGACTGCACCAAGCCTTGACGTCTCAAGTCGAACCAGGCTGTGAGCCCCGGACTCGTCTGGCTGACTTACAGAGTGCCACTATTTTCCTTTCCTTCACCTTTGGCTTCTCGCCAGTTTTAAAGACACTGACCGAGTCTGTGAGTACCGACACAGTGTACGCCATGTCTGCCATGATGCTGCTGGCCCACCTGGTGTCGTTCCCTTACGCCCAGCCGTCACCCCCCGGAAGCCTCTCCCTAAACGCAGCCCTGTTTGCCTCCGTGTGTTTAGCCTCGAGGTTACCTGGAGCTCTGCACACCTTCGCCATGCTCAGCTGCGCTCTGCTCGTGTTTGCACTGTGGCCCTGCCTGCTGCAGAGGCTGAGGGAGAACGCACCCAGGCACTTTACcggggtgtgtgtgggggtgtgtatCGGAGGGGTGGGTGGTCTGGGGTCCCAGTGGCCAGGGGGGGCCGTGCTCTTAGCCTTGGCCTTAGGGAGCGTTACATTACTCTGCCCCCTGCTGCTCGTCAGACTGCAGAGGCACAAAGACAACATCCACGGGCCCTGGGACGAGGCCGTGATTCATGAAGACCTCAGCCACTTCATTCACTAA
- the dnm3a gene encoding dynamin 3a isoform X2, whose protein sequence is MGNRGMEDLIPLVNRLQDALSTVGQSYCLHLPQIAVVGGQSAGKSSVLENFVGRDFLPRGSGIVTRRPLVLRLLSAKTEYGEFSHCKGKKFTDFNEICKEIEAETNRLIGSNKGISSAPINLKIYSPHVLNLTLVDLPGITKVPVGDQPADIEYQIRDMIMQYICKENCLILAVTPANTDLANSDALKLAKDVDPQGQRTIGVITKLDLMDEGTDARQILENRLLPLRRGYIGVVNRSQKDIDGKKDINAALLAEKTFFQTHSAYRHMAERMGTPYLQKILNQQLTNHIRDTLPAFRSHLQSQLLALNKEAEEYTHYSPDDPARRTKTMLQLVQHLAVDFEKLIEGSGDKVDTANLSGGAKINRIFHERFPYELVKMESDDRKLRREINYAIRNIHGVRTGLFTPDMAFEAIVKKQMSRLKGPCIQFVEMVSRELIATVGQCISELSSFPKLQNETERIVTTEIREQEGKCRDQVLLLIDIQLAYVNTKHEDFIGFTNAQHTYNHSNKKTVAGTTGNHVIRKGWLTISNIGIMKGGAKEYWFILSAESLSWFKDDEEKEKKYMLPLDNLKLRDVEKGFMSSKFVFAIFNTELRNVYKDYRCLELACDSQEELDSWKASLLQAGVYPEKITVDGQGNGAPENFTDPQLERQVETIRSLVDSYMSIIYKTVKDLMPKTVMHLMINSVKEFISSELLAQLYALGECSALMDESPEQQRHREEVLRQHAALKEALDVIGKFSTSTCTTHLPPPVDSSWIQPPSPKLLGKSATTGTPANRGPAPSAPRVPTHTASQSADGLQQPTRQPHRPPPSVPRRQPPAIPNVK, encoded by the exons AGATTTCCTTCCACGGGGTTCAGGAATCGTCACTCGCAGACCTTTAGTTCTCCGACTGCTAAGTGCTAAGACTG AGTACGGTGAATTTTCCCATTGTAAGGGAAAGAAGTTCACAGACTTTAATGAGATCTGCAAAGAGATTGAGGCAGAGACAAACAGACTCATAGGATCCAACAAAGGCATCTCTTCTGCCCCCATCAACTTAAAGATTTATTCACCACATG taTTGAACCTGACTCTTGTGGACTTACCTGGCATCACCAAGGTGCCCGTAGGCGACCAGCCGGCAGACATAGAATACCAGATACGAGACATGATCATGCAGTACATCTGTAAGGAAAACTGTCTCATCCTGGCTGTCACGCCAGCCAACACTGACCTGGCCAACTCTGATGCGCTGAAACTGGCCAAAGATGTTGACCCACAGg GCCAGCGCACAATTGGTGTAATCACTAAACTGGACCTGATGGATGAAGGAACAGATGCCCGGCAAATACTAGAGAACAGGTTGCTTCCCCTACGCAGAG GTTACATCGGGGTGGTGAACCGCAGTCAGAAGGACATTGACGGGAAGAAGGATATTAATGCGGCCCTGCTTGCAGAGAAGACGTTTTTTCAGACCCATTCGGCTTACAGACACATGGCTGAAAGAATGGGCACCccatatttgcaaaaaatactTAACCAG CAATTGACAAACCACATCCGGGACACTCTGCCAGCCTTCCGCAGTCATCTGCAGAGCCAGCTCCTGGCCTTGAACAAAGAGGCTGAAGAGTACACACACTATAGTCCTGATGACCCTGCACGCAGGACCAAGACAATGCTACA GTTAGTTCAGCACTTGGCTGTCGACTTTGAGAAACTGATCGAGGGCTCAGGCGACAAAGTAGACACAGCTAATCTGTCAGGAGGTGCTAAAATCAACCGAATCTTCCATGAGCGCTTCCCCTATGAACTAGTcaag ATGGAGTCAGATGACAGGAAGCTGCGGCGGGAGATCAACTATGCCATCAGGAACATCCATGGTGTCAG GACAGGCCTGTTCACTCCTGATATGGCCTTTGAAGCCATAGTGAAGAAACAAATGTCAAGGCTAAAGGGGCCGTGTATTCAGTTTGTTGAGATGGTCAGTCGAGAACTCATCGCCACTGTTGGCCAGTGTATCAGTGAg CTGAGTTCCTTTCCCAAACTgcaaaatgagacagagagaatcGTAACCACTGAAATCCGAGAGCAAGAGGGTAAATGCAGGGATCAG GTCTTGTTGCTCATTGACATACAGCTCGCCTACGTTAATACCAAACATGAAGATTTCATTGGCTTCACTAA CGCCCAGCACACGTATAACCACAGCAACAAGAAGACCGTTGCAGGGACTACAGGAAACCAT GTGATACGCAAGGGCTGGCTGACCATCAGTAACATCGGCATCATGAAAGGTGGAGCCAAGGAATACTGGTTCATCCTCAGTGCAGAGAGCCTGTCCTGGTTCAAGGATGATGAG gagaaggagaagaaataCATGCTTCCTCTGGACAACCTGAAGCTCAGAGACGTGGAGAAGGGCTTCATGTCCAGCAAATTTGTCTTTGCTATCTTCAACACAGAGTtaag GAACGTGTACAAGGACTACAGATGCCTGGAGTTGGCCTGCGACTCTCAGGAGGAGTTGGACAGCTGGAAGGCTTCTCTGCTGCAGGCCGGAGTCTACCCCGAGAAAATCACC GTGGACGGGCAGGGAAACGGAGCTCCTGAGAACTTCACTGACCCTCAGCTGGAGCGTCAGGTGGAAACCATTCGTAGCCTTGTCGACTCCTACATGAGCATCATCTATAAGACCGTCAAGGACTTAATGCCAAAGACCGTGATGCACCTCATGATCAACAGC GTGAAGGAGTTCATTAGCTCTGAGCTGCTGGCGCAGCTCTACGCTCTGGGAGAATGCTCAGCGCTGATGGATGAGTCACCGGAGCAGCAGCGGCACCGGGAGGAAGTGCTCCGCCAGCACGCCGCCCTGAAGGAGGCGCTCGATGTCATTGGAAAGttctccacctccacctgcacTACCCATCTTCCTCCACCTGTGGACTCCTCCTGGATACAGCCCCCCAG TCCAAAACTCCTTGGGAAGTCAGCGACCACTGGCACGCCAGCAAATCGAGGCCCTGCACCATCTGCCCCTCGGGTGCCCACTCACACCGCCTCCCAGAGCGCTGACGGCCTTCAGCAGCCCACTCGCCAACCCCACCGTCCTCCACCGAGTGTGCCAAG GAGGCAACCTCCAGCAATTCCAAACGTGAAATAA
- the dnm3a gene encoding dynamin 3a isoform X1 encodes MGNRGMEDLIPLVNRLQDALSTVGQSYCLHLPQIAVVGGQSAGKSSVLENFVGRDFLPRGSGIVTRRPLVLRLLSAKTEYGEFSHCKGKKFTDFNEICKEIEAETNRLIGSNKGISSAPINLKIYSPHVLNLTLVDLPGITKVPVGDQPADIEYQIRDMIMQYICKENCLILAVTPANTDLANSDALKLAKDVDPQGQRTIGVITKLDLMDEGTDARQILENRLLPLRRGYIGVVNRSQKDIDGKKDINAALLAEKTFFQTHSAYRHMAERMGTPYLQKILNQQLTNHIRDTLPAFRSHLQSQLLALNKEAEEYTHYSPDDPARRTKTMLQLVQHLAVDFEKLIEGSGDKVDTANLSGGAKINRIFHERFPYELVKMESDDRKLRREINYAIRNIHGVRTGLFTPDMAFEAIVKKQMSRLKGPCIQFVEMVSRELIATVGQCISELSSFPKLQNETERIVTTEIREQEGKCRDQVLLLIDIQLAYVNTKHEDFIGFTNAQHTYNHSNKKTVAGTTGNHGVAPPSRLIVIRKGWLTISNIGIMKGGAKEYWFILSAESLSWFKDDEEKEKKYMLPLDNLKLRDVEKGFMSSKFVFAIFNTELRNVYKDYRCLELACDSQEELDSWKASLLQAGVYPEKITVDGQGNGAPENFTDPQLERQVETIRSLVDSYMSIIYKTVKDLMPKTVMHLMINSVKEFISSELLAQLYALGECSALMDESPEQQRHREEVLRQHAALKEALDVIGKFSTSTCTTHLPPPVDSSWIQPPSPKLLGKSATTGTPANRGPAPSAPRVPTHTASQSADGLQQPTRQPHRPPPSVPRRQPPAIPNVK; translated from the exons AGATTTCCTTCCACGGGGTTCAGGAATCGTCACTCGCAGACCTTTAGTTCTCCGACTGCTAAGTGCTAAGACTG AGTACGGTGAATTTTCCCATTGTAAGGGAAAGAAGTTCACAGACTTTAATGAGATCTGCAAAGAGATTGAGGCAGAGACAAACAGACTCATAGGATCCAACAAAGGCATCTCTTCTGCCCCCATCAACTTAAAGATTTATTCACCACATG taTTGAACCTGACTCTTGTGGACTTACCTGGCATCACCAAGGTGCCCGTAGGCGACCAGCCGGCAGACATAGAATACCAGATACGAGACATGATCATGCAGTACATCTGTAAGGAAAACTGTCTCATCCTGGCTGTCACGCCAGCCAACACTGACCTGGCCAACTCTGATGCGCTGAAACTGGCCAAAGATGTTGACCCACAGg GCCAGCGCACAATTGGTGTAATCACTAAACTGGACCTGATGGATGAAGGAACAGATGCCCGGCAAATACTAGAGAACAGGTTGCTTCCCCTACGCAGAG GTTACATCGGGGTGGTGAACCGCAGTCAGAAGGACATTGACGGGAAGAAGGATATTAATGCGGCCCTGCTTGCAGAGAAGACGTTTTTTCAGACCCATTCGGCTTACAGACACATGGCTGAAAGAATGGGCACCccatatttgcaaaaaatactTAACCAG CAATTGACAAACCACATCCGGGACACTCTGCCAGCCTTCCGCAGTCATCTGCAGAGCCAGCTCCTGGCCTTGAACAAAGAGGCTGAAGAGTACACACACTATAGTCCTGATGACCCTGCACGCAGGACCAAGACAATGCTACA GTTAGTTCAGCACTTGGCTGTCGACTTTGAGAAACTGATCGAGGGCTCAGGCGACAAAGTAGACACAGCTAATCTGTCAGGAGGTGCTAAAATCAACCGAATCTTCCATGAGCGCTTCCCCTATGAACTAGTcaag ATGGAGTCAGATGACAGGAAGCTGCGGCGGGAGATCAACTATGCCATCAGGAACATCCATGGTGTCAG GACAGGCCTGTTCACTCCTGATATGGCCTTTGAAGCCATAGTGAAGAAACAAATGTCAAGGCTAAAGGGGCCGTGTATTCAGTTTGTTGAGATGGTCAGTCGAGAACTCATCGCCACTGTTGGCCAGTGTATCAGTGAg CTGAGTTCCTTTCCCAAACTgcaaaatgagacagagagaatcGTAACCACTGAAATCCGAGAGCAAGAGGGTAAATGCAGGGATCAG GTCTTGTTGCTCATTGACATACAGCTCGCCTACGTTAATACCAAACATGAAGATTTCATTGGCTTCACTAA CGCCCAGCACACGTATAACCACAGCAACAAGAAGACCGTTGCAGGGACTACAGGAAACCAT GGTGTGGCCCCTCCTTCAAGACTAATA GTGATACGCAAGGGCTGGCTGACCATCAGTAACATCGGCATCATGAAAGGTGGAGCCAAGGAATACTGGTTCATCCTCAGTGCAGAGAGCCTGTCCTGGTTCAAGGATGATGAG gagaaggagaagaaataCATGCTTCCTCTGGACAACCTGAAGCTCAGAGACGTGGAGAAGGGCTTCATGTCCAGCAAATTTGTCTTTGCTATCTTCAACACAGAGTtaag GAACGTGTACAAGGACTACAGATGCCTGGAGTTGGCCTGCGACTCTCAGGAGGAGTTGGACAGCTGGAAGGCTTCTCTGCTGCAGGCCGGAGTCTACCCCGAGAAAATCACC GTGGACGGGCAGGGAAACGGAGCTCCTGAGAACTTCACTGACCCTCAGCTGGAGCGTCAGGTGGAAACCATTCGTAGCCTTGTCGACTCCTACATGAGCATCATCTATAAGACCGTCAAGGACTTAATGCCAAAGACCGTGATGCACCTCATGATCAACAGC GTGAAGGAGTTCATTAGCTCTGAGCTGCTGGCGCAGCTCTACGCTCTGGGAGAATGCTCAGCGCTGATGGATGAGTCACCGGAGCAGCAGCGGCACCGGGAGGAAGTGCTCCGCCAGCACGCCGCCCTGAAGGAGGCGCTCGATGTCATTGGAAAGttctccacctccacctgcacTACCCATCTTCCTCCACCTGTGGACTCCTCCTGGATACAGCCCCCCAG TCCAAAACTCCTTGGGAAGTCAGCGACCACTGGCACGCCAGCAAATCGAGGCCCTGCACCATCTGCCCCTCGGGTGCCCACTCACACCGCCTCCCAGAGCGCTGACGGCCTTCAGCAGCCCACTCGCCAACCCCACCGTCCTCCACCGAGTGTGCCAAG GAGGCAACCTCCAGCAATTCCAAACGTGAAATAA
- the tmed5 gene encoding LOW QUALITY PROTEIN: transmembrane emp24 domain-containing protein 5 (The sequence of the model RefSeq protein was modified relative to this genomic sequence to represent the inferred CDS: deleted 1 base in 1 codon) — protein sequence MEVVRVILSVLSVFVALVPERFVVLSAFSQSLDSDFTFTLPPGRKECFFQTMKKDASLEIEYQVLDGAGLDVDFFISSPSGQVLFSDYHKSDGVHTVETEDGDYMFCFDNSFSSVSEKLIFFELILDNMDTDEDPDDWKEYVHGTDMLDMKLEDIMDTMNNVKARLGKSVHIQTLLRAFEARDRNVQESNFDRVNFWSVVNLIVMIIVSTVQVYLVRSLFEDKRIRT from the exons ATGGAGGTAGTCCGGGTAATTTTGAGCGTCCTGTCCGTGTTTGTTGCTCTGGTCCCGGAGAGGTTTGTGGTgctgtctgccttctctcagtCGTTAGACAGCGACTTCACGTTCACTCTCCCACCGGGTCGCaaggagtgt tttttccagaccATGAAGAAAGATGCCTCACTGGAGATTGAATATCAG GTATTAGATGGTGCAGGTCTCGATGTAGATTTCTTCATATCCTCTCCGTCTGGCCAAGTTCTGTTCAGCGACTACCACAAGTCAGATGGAGTGCACAC GGTGGAGACCGAGGACGGAGACTACATGTTCTGCTTCGACAACTCATTCAGCTCCGTCTCCGAGAAGCTCATCTTCTTCGAGTTGATCCTGGACAACATGGATACAGATGAGGACCCGGACGACTGGAAGGAGTATGTCCATGGAACAGACATGCTGGACATGAAGCTAGAAGACATTATG gaCACCATGAACAACGTGAAGGCTCGGCTGGGCAAAAGCGTGCACATCCAGACGTTGCTGCGGGCGTTTGAGGCTCGCGACAGAAACGTCCAGGAGAGCAACTTCGACAGGGTGAACTTCTGGTCTGTCGTAAATCTCATTGTTATGATAATAGTATCGACGGTTCAGGTCTACCTGGTCCGCTCGCTGTTTGAAGATAAAAGAATTCGTACATAA